A single Lancefieldella parvula DSM 20469 DNA region contains:
- a CDS encoding pyridoxamine kinase → MNETNSVLYQRESSYIPRIAAVHDLCGYGKCSLGIAIPVLSAAGCDVCPVPTSLFSAHTKFPTFYMHDTTNMLEDYLDAWQEEGIDLDAIYSGFLGAAEQVASIQRLYQEHPKALRIVDPVMGDGGKMYPTYTQELCDAMKSLVNGADILTPNLTEASILTGIPYAGQNLTDEQVNELLDALLEMGAKCVVLKGIVRNDNLIRNFVATESERGEIVSELLPYMLHGTGDLFASALLAAVMCGQEIADAVEFAGEFVCESMEITREQPNFELRGVSFETKLGLITQLLQE, encoded by the coding sequence ATGAATGAAACCAACTCCGTTCTGTACCAGCGAGAAAGCTCGTACATCCCCCGTATTGCCGCAGTGCATGACCTCTGTGGATACGGAAAATGCTCGCTTGGTATAGCCATTCCGGTGCTTTCTGCAGCGGGATGTGACGTTTGTCCAGTGCCTACATCTCTTTTCTCGGCACACACCAAGTTCCCTACGTTCTACATGCATGACACCACCAACATGCTCGAGGATTATCTTGATGCATGGCAGGAAGAAGGCATTGACCTGGACGCTATTTATTCTGGCTTCCTTGGCGCTGCAGAGCAGGTTGCAAGCATTCAACGTTTATATCAGGAGCATCCAAAAGCACTTCGCATTGTTGATCCAGTTATGGGCGATGGCGGCAAGATGTATCCAACATATACGCAAGAGCTTTGTGACGCAATGAAATCCCTGGTAAACGGTGCCGATATTCTGACACCAAACCTTACAGAAGCTTCGATTCTAACTGGTATTCCTTACGCTGGTCAAAATTTAACTGACGAGCAAGTAAATGAACTACTCGACGCGTTACTTGAAATGGGTGCAAAGTGCGTTGTTCTTAAGGGTATTGTTCGCAATGATAATCTTATCCGCAACTTTGTTGCTACCGAGTCTGAGCGCGGTGAAATTGTTTCCGAGCTTCTGCCATACATGCTGCACGGAACCGGCGATCTGTTTGCTTCTGCACTTTTAGCTGCAGTTATGTGTGGCCAGGAAATTGCTGACGCTGTCGAGTTTGCTGGTGAGTTTGTTTGCGAGTCCATGGAGATTACTCGTGAGCAGCCAAACTTTGAGCTTCGCGGTGTTTCGTTTGAAACAAAGCTTGGCCTGATTACTCAGCTTCTGCAAGAGTAG